The genomic region ACAGTCTCTGCAATCCTGCCATCTAGCAGTTCTGAAGATCCCTGTTGGTAAATGTGCAATTTCCAGACATCTAAGAAAAGGCTGTGGAGAGTTAGTGAGCTTATAATATATGTCATGGGCAACCCGTAAAGCCCATGGCCTACACCATGGGTGGCCCGGAAACTCCATGGTGCATTAGTGCCATAAAAGCCCAACTACCTTAGGCCAGACTATGTCCTATTCCCTTAGGTAATTATGTGGTCTACTCCTAACGTCAAGGTAAAAACCGTCATAGTGAGCATATTGTCTGTGCGTCCTCCTCCAATTTGAAGTGATTAATTTATGTCTCCACAATACGTACACAAATAAAACCGATTACAATCTTTAATTAAATAGTGGAGATAACTTACCCACTAATTCTATCTTTAAGTAAAATTTAAACATGTTCTATTTGAGTGTATTTATCCTTATTTAAATGGCTTAGGGACTCTGAAAATTCTTGCCCTTTGATCCCCTTTCATGTTCtctgttctttttttctttttcttttttttttgttcctttctttatatataatttGGTTGACTCCAAATTACAAAACAAACCCTAGCAATCGGTTGAATTTTGATGCCAATTAGTTGATGTGTTTCTATCCCAACAACAATTTGGTGCAAAGACAGCAACTAAAGTTTCCGATTTCTTTCCAACTCGTTTTTACTTGAAGCAACAACCTAAAAAAGCAAATTCCTCACCTAAAGAAACacctcaaaacaaaaacaaatgcgCTTTTGAGTTTGCCAGTACCATTCATAACCAAGTTAGCTAGctccttctctttttttgtaAGAAATTTACTCCTTTTGTTCGTAAAAACAAAACTGATATAAAATTTTACACATAGATTCCGACATCATATATTATACTGACCAAAACCCACCGAAACTCAGTAACCCTAATACCAAATTTAATAGCTTTTTCCAAAGAAATGGGGACCACAGAAAGAACAAAGAAGAGGGCTCAATTATGGAAGAAAGCAGCGGTCCATTTTGCTTTGTGTTTTGTTATGGGGTTCTTCTCAGGCTTTGCTCCAACGGGTAAGGCTTCACTTTCCGCTAGAACCGCTGCCGTGGTTTCCTCCAATAAACCACAGCACTTTCCGTTGCAGTCAGTAGAACCACCGCAAGAAGTACCGGATGCTATTAATAGAAGTTTGATAGCTACAGAGGCACAGAATGTGTCAATGGCGGCAGCAGCAGAACCTGCAAGGCATAAAAAGTACTCCGAAAACACGAGGTTCATGTCACAAcatgaagaagtggaagaagagaaagaacccGAGGTGATGACACCGAGAAGGTTCATAATCATAGTCACTGCAACAGCAACAAGCACGAAAGACATTAAGTttaaaagtgtgtttttgagaaGACTGGCCAATACTTTAAGGTTGGTTCCTCAGCCGTTGCTTTGGGTTGTGGTGGCGCCGAAAACGGAGACGAATGAAGTGTCTGAATTGCTGAGGGGAACGGGGATTATGTACCGGCATTTGGTTTCGAGAAAGAATTTCACAGACGCAGAAGCTGAAAGGGATCGCCAGAGGAACATTGCTCTTAAGCATGTTCGAAGGAGCTTATTGCTTATTTTAGAACCCACTATGTAATTAGCAGTTCCTCCCTTAGTTGTAGTTGTGGAAGCCGGGTCTTTTTATTTCGTATTGTACCTATTGGTATTCCTTGCTTCTTTCAGAACCTTGGCCCTGGCTTCTTTACATTGTTTGAATTGCTCCTGTTTACCAAACAATTGGGTAGCAAAGGACCAAGGCCCATCAATTTCTGCACCAGTTCCGGAAGAGCAAAGAAAAAGGGGCCCAAGAATTGCGCTTTGGGAACATGCAAAGAAAGAGGCTCAGGAAGAGGAACCTCTGACCCAGATCAAGAAGGGAACTCTATCCTTAAGCCTAGTCTTTCACCATTCAAAGTACTACCTCTGCCTTCCCTTTCTATAACATACCTGGGGTGCCCTCCTTACCAATCTAATCAAAGCCCTACAGTAATGTTTCATCTGTTACTTAGAATTACAAAATTAACCTTAGATCAGCAGCAAATATGTGCCAGCAGGCTGTGGTTCATTCCTTTCACCCTTCTTTGCAGCCAAAGTTGGGTTATTTAGAATTGCGAaatttgttacttttttttttctttaggcaTATATGTGTCAAAATGTTCGTCCTGTCACTGATCTTTTAACCGTAGCCATGGTTTAAACCCTGTATATACCTGAGCCTTGAGGTTAGCTGAGTAGCATCCAATACTCAATTATAATTTTGGAGAGCTTGTGGGTGCCTAGTACAAAATTGGTTATCTGTTCTAGGTCCTTTGATTTTCACAAGAGATTTCTTCATTGGCGTAAATGACAGGAAGCTCAACTAGTGCTGGCATGTTTCCTATTGTCGGTTTTCAGTAGCTTAAGCTGTGTTATACAGTGAATTTTCCAAGTCTTGATATTGTGCTCAGAAGTTcatattttcgtcaaaatttcaaacttttacGCCTGACATGAGCTCAACCCATGCACACTTGGTCCTGCTCAATTAGAGCAAGTCTTGAGCTGTAAGACCGAGAAAAAGTGCAAGCTGTGGGATACTGTTTTATTATCCTTTTGCTTATATCCTCTATACGTGATGttcgtgtatatatattttgtatttttctcaGGGAGACTACTCCTAAAGACAAAATCCGGGAAGCACATCGGAGGGTGATGGTTGCTAACCATCCGGATGCAGGGGGTAGTCATTACCTTGCATCCAAAATTAACGAAGCTAAAGAAATGATGCTTGGAAGAACCAAGGGCACCGGCTCTGCATTTTAATTGTATTAACTTGTCCTTTCCGTTGCATCAATGCCATTCTTGCGAAGGTTTCACATAGTGAGTTTTAGGAGTGTTATCTTTGTTTCGGATCAATAATTTTCGGCGTATATGAACAATTCTGTAGCAGTGAAATTATAATTTGAGGATCCTGTAGTTGGTTCTAATTGGAACTCTTGTACGTTTAATTTCGTGTGAAAATTCTGTAGCAGTGAAGTCATATTTCTGGGATCTTTGCTAGTTTGCTTTGCTCCTCAAAACTCGAACTCCCCCATACGACACGTATTTTTTTGCTGTGACACGCCTGtcaatataattttctttcctAAACAATCTATTTAATACGGAAAATAAGTTGTGGAAAAGACTACAAACCCTCGTCTTTACTAAAGGCCAAACAACCATAACGTTGGGATACTTTCTACTCTTaactatttttcttt from Pyrus communis chromosome 9, drPyrComm1.1, whole genome shotgun sequence harbors:
- the LOC137744420 gene encoding beta-1,4-xylosyltransferase IRX9-like; translated protein: MGTTERTKKRAQLWKKAAVHFALCFVMGFFSGFAPTGKASLSARTAAVVSSNKPQHFPLQSVEPPQEVPDAINRSLIATEAQNVSMAAAAEPARHKKYSENTRFMSQHEEVEEEKEPEVMTPRRFIIIVTATATSTKDIKFKSVFLRRLANTLRLVPQPLLWVVVAPKTETNEVSELLRGTGIMYRHLVSRKNFTDAEAERDRQRNIALKHVRRSLLLILEPTMETTPKDKIREAHRRVMVANHPDAGGSHYLASKINEAKEMMLGRTKGTGSAF